A section of the Scleropages formosus chromosome 16, fSclFor1.1, whole genome shotgun sequence genome encodes:
- the LOC114912451 gene encoding F-box/WD repeat-containing protein 7-like, with protein sequence MNQDLLSGGSRRRRPGGSARASASSARAAHETGDEGEEEERMDHRVLEEEELRQAPPPRGVAASGAREAELWASRQSGSGDPQNEVNGEGKGPRWAWVPERRLLEDAEEEDYEEEENNNSSGSRHAQEEDCDEEDEEEDEEMDQDSDDFEHSEESARAEEDEEEEEEEEGIHSPALRNSVSGANDNADVSSRRQRANQPPRFQKEALGWQSQGDQWCQDLTEASLSKSRGTL encoded by the exons ATGAACCAAGATCTGCTGTCGGGGGGCAGCAGGCGGCGGCGCCCGGGGGGGTCTGCCAGAGCTAGCGCCTCCTCGGCGAGGGCGGCGCACGAGACGGGCGATGAGGGCGAGGAGGAGGAACGCATGGACCACCGGGTacttgaggaggaggagctgcgaCAGGCCCCGCCTCCGAGGGGGGTGGCTGCTAGCGGGGCCAGAGAGGCTGAGCTTTGGGCCTCGAGGCAGTCGGGGTCTGGCGACCCCCAGAACGAGGTGAatggggaagggaagggaccCCGCTGGGCTTGGGTGCCGGAGCGCCGGCTGCTGGAAGACGCTGAGGAAGAAGActacgaggaggaggagaacaacaacagcagtgGAAGCCGCCACGCCCAGGAGGAGGACTgcgatgaggaggatgaggaagaggatgaggagatGGACCAGGATAGCGACGACTTCGAGCACTCTGAGGAAAGCGCCAGGGCGgaagaggacgaggaggaggaggaggaagaggaaggcatCCACTCACCCGCGCTCAGGAACAGCGTCTCTGGCGCTAACGACAACGCAGACGTGTCATCCAGACGGCAACGGGCCAACCAGCCACCACGCTTTCAGAAGGAG GCATTAGGATGGCAAAGTCAAGGTGACCAATGGTGCCAGGACCTGACCGAGGCGTCGCTGTCCAAGTCCAGGGGGACTTTATAG